The DNA segment GCAGATATTTCTCAAGTCTCCCGACAGGTTGGATCATCTGGCAAAACAAATAAAACAAGGCATCGAAAGAATGGATTTTGTGGGACTGGTCAAAGAATCTGTCCTGTTTACTGTGGATACCATGGATCAGATCGTGGAGTCATGGAAAGACAACCTGGATTTTGAATGGGGCGGTAACAAGGGCGCCCCCAAGTTTCCAATGCCTGTGGAATATAACTTCCTACTCACCTACCTCTTTAAAAAATCCAATACCGACATCGAACAATATATCAACCTATCCCTTTCCAGAATGGCCTGGGGGGGTATCTACGACCAGGTAGGCGGCGGTTTTTCACGATATGCAGTGGATGCCTATTGGAAAGTGCCTCACTTTGAAAAAATGCTGTACGACCAGGGACAACTACTGGAAGTTTATGCCAACGCCTATCAACTCACCGGAAACCCTTTATTTAAACAGGTGGTGGAAGAAACGGTACAATTTGTCAACCGCGAACTCAAATCCCCCACAGGTGGCTACTATGCTTCCATTGATGCAGATAGCGAAGGTAGCGAGGGCAAATATTACGTATGGACAAAAAAGGAGGTGGAGCAACTTCTTCAACTGGATGCAGAACTCTTCTGTGCCTTTTACAACATCAGCCACAAGGGTAATTGGGAAGATGGTAACAATGTATTGTTTCAAACAAGCTCTATTGAACAGTTTGCTCACGACCACAAGCTAAACATAACAGATCTACAACGCCTGTTGAAAAATGGCAAAAGCATATTGTTTGAGGCCAGAAAAAAAAGAGAACACCCCCGCCTGGACGATAAAATACTTACTTCTTGGAACGCCATCATCATCAAAGGACTGGTGCATGCCTATAGAGCCACCGGCCATAGCGCCTATTTGAATGATGCCATTGAAGCCTCCGAGTTCCTACAACGTAAAGCGGTCAAAAAAGATGGCGGACTATGGAGAAGCCTAAAGGGATCCCAAGCCAATATCAATGGCTTTCTGGACGACTATGCCTTATTGATTGATGCATGGATAGACCTATACCAAGTGACCTTTAACGAAGAGTGGCTTTTGAACGCTCGTGACCTATGTGAATATGCTAGCTGTCACTTTTTTAACGAGGACAACCAACTGTTTTACTACACCTCTATTCTGGATGATCCGCTGATGATCAGAAAATCAGAACTATCGGATAACGTAATACCGGCT comes from the Saccharicrinis fermentans DSM 9555 = JCM 21142 genome and includes:
- a CDS encoding thioredoxin domain-containing protein; protein product: MKMNTCTYKNALSQETSPYLLMHANNPVNWHPWSKEALEKAKNNNQLIIVSIGYAACHWCHVMEQESFSDQQVATVMNKDFLSIKIDREERPDLDQLFMDVAHLTTGKGGWPLNIIALPDGRPIFAGTYFQKRQWMNLLNEIQQIFLKSPDRLDHLAKQIKQGIERMDFVGLVKESVLFTVDTMDQIVESWKDNLDFEWGGNKGAPKFPMPVEYNFLLTYLFKKSNTDIEQYINLSLSRMAWGGIYDQVGGGFSRYAVDAYWKVPHFEKMLYDQGQLLEVYANAYQLTGNPLFKQVVEETVQFVNRELKSPTGGYYASIDADSEGSEGKYYVWTKKEVEQLLQLDAELFCAFYNISHKGNWEDGNNVLFQTSSIEQFAHDHKLNITDLQRLLKNGKSILFEARKKREHPRLDDKILTSWNAIIIKGLVHAYRATGHSAYLNDAIEASEFLQRKAVKKDGGLWRSLKGSQANINGFLDDYALLIDAWIDLYQVTFNEEWLLNARDLCEYASCHFFNEDNQLFYYTSILDDPLMIRKSELSDNVIPASNSVMALNMYRLSKYFLNKEAYSTSSQMLKNLSGRIDQHGKYYANWQRLKLFFIHENYELVISGEGKEKARDEFLTDFNPFVFIAAESDTIPVAKGKRSKQLTFHLCKNNSCNLPIRSILGLKKLMNPSL